From a single Loigolactobacillus coryniformis subsp. coryniformis KCTC 3167 = DSM 20001 genomic region:
- the purE gene encoding 5-(carboxyamino)imidazole ribonucleotide mutase — protein sequence MKQVAIVMGSVSDWPTMQASATILNELQIPFSKHVISAHRMPAQLQDFGQQAVTRGIDIIIAGAGGAAHLPGMLAANTVRPVIGVPIESHALHGLDSLLSIVQMPAGVPVATMAIGVAGAKNAALQAASMLALQDDQLQQRLLDYRAAQTQKAIESEAQLD from the coding sequence TTTCAGATTGGCCGACAATGCAGGCGTCCGCCACTATTTTAAATGAGTTGCAGATTCCGTTTAGTAAGCACGTGATTTCGGCACATCGTATGCCGGCACAGCTGCAAGACTTCGGTCAGCAGGCGGTGACCCGGGGCATCGATATAATCATCGCTGGTGCTGGTGGTGCCGCACATTTACCGGGGATGCTGGCGGCGAATACCGTGCGGCCGGTGATCGGTGTCCCGATTGAAAGTCATGCGCTGCACGGGCTGGATTCCTTATTGTCGATCGTGCAAATGCCTGCCGGTGTGCCGGTGGCAACGATGGCGATCGGCGTGGCTGGCGCTAAAAATGCGGCGTTGCAGGCGGCTAGCATGCTGGCGTTGCAAGATGATCAGTTGCAACAGCGGCTACTAGATTACCGAGCGGCGCAGACCCAAAAGGCGATTGAAAGTGAGGCGCAACTTGATTAA
- the purK gene encoding 5-(carboxyamino)imidazole ribonucleotide synthase — MIKQLLPPATIGIVGGGQLGQMMTLAAKSMGYKVGVLDPTPDCPAAQVADFQITADYRDQPAMLALAKRADVLTYEFENVDLASLKAAKQYAELPQGTHLLAITRNRLTEKNFLKSLGVPVTEFAAVTTPTELKAACQTVGVPSILKTATGGYDGHGQHDVNTLANLATDLLPGECILERRQAFTKELAIMVTRDRDQQVRTFPVVENSHHQHILHETIAPAPVSAAIKAEVVAIATKIAQGLELYGVLGIEFFLLPNGRLLVNELAPRPHNSGHFSIEACNLSQFAAHIRSICGLPIPAITQQRPAVMVNILGQQLQPARQRWLQRPQWYLHDYGKAESRYQRKMGHITILTDDPAATQAQLEQENIWEDQ; from the coding sequence TTGATTAAGCAATTATTACCACCGGCCACGATCGGTATTGTCGGCGGCGGTCAATTAGGGCAGATGATGACGTTAGCCGCCAAGAGCATGGGTTACAAAGTTGGTGTGCTCGACCCAACCCCGGATTGTCCTGCGGCTCAGGTGGCTGATTTTCAAATCACTGCCGACTATCGTGATCAACCAGCCATGCTGGCGTTAGCCAAACGGGCTGATGTGTTAACTTATGAATTTGAAAATGTTGATCTGGCTAGTTTAAAGGCCGCTAAGCAATATGCTGAATTGCCACAGGGGACGCATTTGTTGGCGATCACCCGCAATCGACTGACGGAGAAAAACTTTCTTAAATCGCTGGGGGTGCCGGTGACTGAGTTTGCAGCGGTGACGACACCAACTGAATTAAAGGCAGCTTGTCAAACCGTGGGCGTGCCCAGTATTTTGAAAACTGCTACCGGTGGTTACGACGGTCATGGGCAGCATGACGTGAATACGCTGGCCAATTTGGCGACTGATCTCTTGCCAGGAGAGTGTATTCTAGAACGGCGCCAAGCATTTACCAAAGAATTAGCCATTATGGTCACCCGTGATCGTGATCAGCAAGTGCGCACATTTCCAGTGGTCGAAAATAGCCATCATCAGCATATTCTTCATGAAACGATCGCTCCAGCGCCGGTTTCAGCGGCAATTAAGGCTGAAGTCGTTGCGATCGCCACTAAAATTGCCCAGGGGTTGGAATTGTACGGCGTCTTAGGCATCGAATTTTTCTTATTGCCGAATGGTCGTTTGTTGGTTAATGAATTGGCGCCACGACCGCATAATTCTGGCCATTTTAGCATTGAGGCTTGTAATTTATCACAATTTGCCGCCCATATTCGTAGTATTTGCGGACTGCCGATCCCCGCGATCACCCAACAGCGACCAGCGGTGATGGTCAACATACTCGGCCAACAGTTACAGCCAGCGCGGCAACGCTGGTTACAACGGCCGCAGTGGTATCTCCATGACTATGGTAAAGCAGAAAGCCGTTACCAACGTAAAATGGGCCACATCACTATTTTGACTGATGATCCAGCGGCGACACAGGCTCAGTTAGAACAAGAAAATATTTGGGAGGATCAATAA
- the purC gene encoding phosphoribosylaminoimidazolesuccinocarboxamide synthase, which yields MRKLKELKTGKAKRLYTTDDPTVLWVEYLDQATALNGKRKEQITAKGALNNQIDCLIFDYLMANQIPTDFIRQVSATEQLIHPVKMIPLEVVVRNLASGSFQRKFATDYLQPLTKPLIEFFYKSDQLDDPFMNDAQAEVLGIATADELAAIKQLALRINQLLQARFAQAELTLVDFKIEVGYLEGQLVLADEISPDSCRLVDATTQASLDKDVFRKHTGDLTTVYQEVLTRLQNSEVAHVSR from the coding sequence ATGCGCAAACTTAAAGAATTGAAAACCGGCAAGGCCAAACGACTTTATACTACCGATGACCCAACCGTTTTGTGGGTCGAATACTTAGATCAAGCCACTGCACTTAATGGCAAACGCAAGGAACAAATTACTGCTAAAGGTGCGCTGAACAACCAGATCGACTGTTTAATTTTTGATTACTTAATGGCCAATCAGATTCCGACTGATTTTATTCGCCAAGTTTCGGCGACAGAACAATTGATCCATCCCGTTAAAATGATCCCCTTGGAAGTCGTTGTCCGCAATCTGGCTTCTGGTAGCTTCCAACGCAAGTTTGCCACCGACTATTTACAGCCGCTAACTAAGCCGCTGATTGAGTTCTTTTACAAATCGGATCAGCTGGACGATCCTTTCATGAATGATGCGCAAGCCGAAGTTTTAGGTATCGCGACCGCTGATGAACTAGCTGCGATTAAACAATTAGCTTTGCGAATCAATCAGTTGTTGCAAGCGCGGTTTGCGCAAGCTGAGTTGACCTTAGTTGATTTTAAGATCGAAGTCGGTTATTTAGAGGGTCAATTGGTGTTGGCAGATGAAATTTCACCGGATTCGTGTCGGCTAGTCGATGCGACAACGCAAGCCTCGTTGGATAAGGACGTTTTCCGCAAACACACGGGTGATTTGACCACGGTTTATCAAGAAGTGTTGACGCGTTTGCAAAACTCGGAGGTGGCTCATGTATCGCGCTAA
- the purS gene encoding phosphoribosylformylglycinamidine synthase subunit PurS — protein sequence MYRAKVYVTYKDSILDPQAEAVKTALHQLDFSELQQLTCGKYFELVLATSKEKAAAAVEQMCQKLLANVNMESYRYELEAC from the coding sequence ATGTATCGCGCTAAAGTTTATGTGACCTATAAAGATTCGATCCTCGATCCTCAGGCCGAAGCAGTTAAAACCGCTTTGCACCAATTGGATTTTTCTGAATTGCAACAACTGACTTGTGGTAAATATTTTGAATTAGTTTTAGCTACATCGAAAGAAAAAGCAGCGGCCGCGGTGGAACAGATGTGTCAAAAGTTACTAGCTAATGTGAATATGGAAAGCTATCGTTACGAATTGGAGGCTTGCTAA
- the purQ gene encoding phosphoribosylformylglycinamidine synthase subunit PurQ, with translation MKFAVVQFPGSNCDQDLVAALRDVFQQQAVLVDYRTVDLTDYAAVLLPGGFSYGDYLRGGAIARFAPIMTAVREFAAAGGLVIGICNGFQILTEAGLLPGVLQQNHSANFICQPAALTVVNNQTSFTNAYQPQQPITLPIAHGEGNYYCDAATLAALKAHQQIVFTYQDNPNGSVADIAGITNRAGNVLGMMPHPERAVEALLGSEDGRGVFQSMLQTLTKKVVPA, from the coding sequence ATGAAGTTTGCCGTGGTTCAATTTCCGGGCTCAAATTGTGATCAAGACTTAGTAGCCGCTTTACGCGATGTCTTTCAGCAACAGGCCGTTTTAGTCGATTATCGAACCGTCGATCTAACTGATTATGCGGCAGTTTTGTTACCTGGTGGTTTTTCGTATGGCGACTATCTGCGTGGTGGGGCGATCGCCCGTTTTGCCCCAATCATGACTGCGGTGCGTGAGTTTGCCGCTGCTGGCGGGCTAGTGATCGGTATCTGCAATGGCTTCCAGATTTTGACCGAAGCTGGCTTATTGCCAGGCGTTTTGCAGCAAAATCACAGCGCCAACTTTATCTGTCAACCGGCGGCTTTAACCGTTGTCAACAATCAAACCAGCTTCACCAACGCTTACCAGCCGCAACAGCCGATCACTTTACCGATTGCTCACGGTGAAGGTAATTACTACTGTGATGCGGCAACGTTGGCGGCGCTCAAAGCACACCAGCAAATTGTGTTTACTTATCAGGACAATCCTAATGGCAGTGTCGCTGATATTGCCGGTATCACCAATCGCGCCGGCAATGTTTTAGGCATGATGCCCCATCCCGAACGGGCGGTGGAGGCACTTTTAGGTAGCGAAGACGGCCGCGGTGTTTTTCAAAGTATGTTGCAAACATTAACGAAAAAGGTGGTGCCAGCATGA
- the purL gene encoding phosphoribosylformylglycinamidine synthase subunit PurL, translating into MIEQTATAIEASGLYEQWGLTSAEYQRIQELLGRLPNFTETGLFAAMWSEHCAYKNSKPLLKQFPTSGQRILQGPGEGAGIIDIGDGQAVVFKAESHNHPTAVEPYQGAATGVGGIIRDIFSMGAQPIALLDSLRFGELTDAHTRFLLQETVAGIGGYGNCIGIPTVGGELAFDDAYAANPVMNAMCVGLLDTTMQQKGQAAGASNLIYYVGAKTGRDGIQGAIFASAEFNDAVEADRSAVQVGDPFMEKRLMDACLELIREHPEAVVGIQDMGAAGLVSSSAEMGAKADYGMTLNLDAVPQRETGMIPYELMLSESQERMLLCVAKDQGAVVEAVFARYELDAVQIGEVTAAKQYQLYAHGEKVADVPIKALVDEAPVYQRPQRIPARLLTADPQQYQPQFTSATAVLTKLLQQPTLASKQAIYRSYDTQVKTNTVVAPGSDAAVIRIRGGRKALAMTTDGNGRYLYLNPEIGGQIAVCEAARNIVASGGVPLGITDCLNFGSPEEPESFYELAQATKGMSTACKALATPVISGNVSLYNESNGTAIYPTPMVGMVGLITDLALITTQDFKQAGDVIFLVGQTHSDFNGSELQKMLTGNISGALFDFDLATEIAHQQLVQQAIRAGLVSGAHDLAEGGLAVGLAECCFGQQLGASVDVAMPASWLFAETQSRFIITVPAAQAAAFSQMAGEQAQQIGTVTAATDLVIKTNTETLTLDIVTSKQQWEGALAW; encoded by the coding sequence ATGATCGAGCAAACAGCGACAGCAATTGAAGCTAGCGGGTTATACGAACAATGGGGCTTGACCAGTGCTGAATATCAACGGATCCAAGAATTGCTCGGCCGTTTGCCTAATTTCACTGAAACTGGCTTGTTTGCGGCAATGTGGAGTGAACATTGTGCCTATAAAAATTCTAAACCGTTACTGAAACAATTTCCGACTAGTGGGCAACGGATTTTGCAGGGCCCCGGTGAAGGTGCTGGCATCATCGATATTGGTGACGGTCAGGCAGTGGTTTTTAAAGCTGAAAGTCATAACCACCCCACAGCCGTTGAACCTTATCAGGGGGCAGCGACTGGTGTTGGCGGTATTATTCGCGATATTTTTTCAATGGGCGCACAGCCGATCGCGCTGCTAGACAGTCTGCGTTTTGGCGAATTAACTGATGCGCATACCCGCTTTTTACTACAGGAAACTGTCGCAGGTATTGGCGGTTATGGTAATTGTATCGGCATTCCGACGGTTGGCGGTGAGTTGGCGTTTGATGATGCTTATGCGGCCAATCCAGTTATGAACGCAATGTGCGTTGGGTTGTTGGACACCACGATGCAGCAAAAAGGTCAAGCCGCCGGCGCCAGTAACTTGATTTATTACGTTGGCGCTAAAACTGGCCGCGACGGCATTCAAGGGGCAATTTTTGCTTCGGCGGAATTTAATGATGCGGTTGAAGCTGATCGTTCCGCGGTTCAAGTTGGCGATCCCTTTATGGAAAAGCGATTAATGGACGCTTGTTTGGAATTGATCCGCGAACACCCGGAAGCAGTCGTCGGCATTCAAGATATGGGCGCTGCTGGCTTGGTCTCATCTTCAGCCGAAATGGGTGCCAAAGCGGACTACGGCATGACTTTGAATTTAGATGCGGTGCCGCAGCGGGAAACGGGTATGATTCCTTATGAATTAATGTTGTCGGAATCGCAAGAGCGGATGTTGCTCTGTGTTGCTAAAGATCAAGGGGCGGTGGTCGAAGCAGTGTTTGCCCGCTATGAACTGGATGCGGTACAGATCGGTGAAGTGACGGCAGCTAAACAATATCAGTTGTATGCTCATGGTGAAAAAGTGGCTGACGTACCGATCAAAGCGTTAGTCGATGAGGCGCCAGTTTATCAGCGGCCGCAACGAATCCCTGCACGGTTATTGACGGCTGACCCACAACAGTATCAGCCCCAGTTCACCAGCGCAACAGCCGTTTTGACAAAGCTGTTGCAACAACCAACGCTGGCTTCCAAGCAAGCCATTTATCGCAGTTACGATACTCAAGTTAAAACCAATACTGTCGTGGCACCAGGCTCGGATGCCGCCGTAATTAGAATTCGCGGTGGGCGTAAAGCTTTGGCAATGACTACTGACGGTAACGGACGCTACTTATATTTAAATCCAGAAATCGGCGGCCAAATTGCGGTTTGCGAGGCGGCGCGCAATATTGTGGCTAGTGGCGGTGTTCCGCTGGGTATCACCGACTGTCTTAATTTCGGTAGTCCCGAAGAACCGGAAAGTTTTTATGAATTGGCACAAGCCACTAAAGGGATGAGCACGGCCTGCAAAGCTTTAGCAACGCCGGTGATCTCTGGTAACGTGTCGTTGTACAACGAATCTAACGGCACAGCGATCTACCCAACGCCGATGGTCGGCATGGTTGGTTTGATCACAGACCTTGCTTTGATCACGACCCAAGATTTCAAGCAAGCGGGGGACGTGATTTTCTTAGTCGGCCAAACTCATTCTGATTTTAATGGCAGTGAATTACAAAAAATGCTGACTGGGAATATTAGTGGCGCGTTATTTGATTTTGATCTAGCCACGGAAATTGCCCATCAACAATTGGTTCAGCAAGCGATTCGGGCAGGTCTCGTTAGTGGTGCGCATGATCTAGCGGAAGGTGGCTTAGCGGTCGGTTTAGCGGAATGCTGCTTTGGTCAGCAATTAGGCGCCAGCGTTGACGTAGCCATGCCCGCTAGCTGGCTATTTGCCGAAACGCAGTCACGCTTTATTATCACCGTGCCCGCAGCGCAAGCAGCAGCTTTCAGTCAAATGGCCGGCGAACAGGCACAACAGATTGGCACGGTCACAGCAGCGACTGACCTAGTTATCAAAACAAATACAGAAACCTTGACATTGGATATCGTCACCAGCAAACAGCAGTGGGAAGGAGCATTAGCATGGTAA
- the purF gene encoding amidophosphoribosyltransferase, protein MVSEVKSLNEECGVFGIWGDAQAAELTYFGLHALQHRGQEGAGIVANEQGHLSGEKGLGLLTEVFDHPDKLAHLTGNAAIGHVRYATAGSAGIENIQPLLFNFNQQQVALAHNGNLTNAVSLRATLEAAGAIFHANSDTEVLMHLIQRQTAATFEQRLKASLRQIKGGFAYLVLTNDALYAALDPNGFRPLALGQLATGAYVVASETCALDTVNARFIRDVQPGELIKIDDHGYHVNSYTTDTQLAVCSMEFIYFARPDSTIYGVNVHQARERMGQLLAKEQPVDADIVVGVPNSSLSAANGYAAASGIPYEMGLIKNQYSQRTFIQPTQRLREQGVRMKLSAVTAVVKGKKVALVDDSLVRGTTSNYIVRLLKEAGATAVHLLIASPPLRYPCFYGIDIENTRELLAANLTLPQMQAQIGADSLHFLSVAGLIAAINLKSSAPYSGLCVAYFNGDYPTPLYDYAATFELPQVMA, encoded by the coding sequence ATGGTAAGTGAGGTCAAAAGTCTCAATGAAGAATGCGGAGTATTTGGTATTTGGGGCGATGCGCAAGCGGCCGAGCTCACTTATTTTGGCTTACATGCGTTGCAACATCGCGGTCAAGAAGGCGCCGGCATCGTCGCCAATGAGCAGGGACATTTAAGCGGTGAGAAAGGTTTAGGTTTGTTGACGGAAGTTTTTGACCATCCGGATAAATTAGCCCATTTAACTGGTAACGCGGCTATCGGCCATGTCCGTTACGCCACGGCGGGCAGTGCCGGGATCGAAAATATCCAGCCACTATTATTTAATTTTAACCAGCAACAAGTGGCCTTGGCGCACAATGGCAATTTGACTAACGCGGTCAGTTTGCGGGCGACGTTAGAGGCAGCCGGCGCCATTTTCCACGCTAACTCCGATACCGAAGTGTTGATGCATTTGATCCAGCGGCAAACCGCCGCGACGTTTGAACAGCGCTTAAAAGCCAGCCTGCGCCAAATCAAAGGTGGCTTTGCGTACTTAGTCCTGACCAACGATGCCTTGTACGCCGCACTAGATCCCAATGGCTTTCGACCGTTAGCGCTAGGCCAGTTAGCAACTGGAGCTTATGTGGTGGCGAGCGAAACTTGTGCTTTAGATACGGTCAATGCGCGCTTCATCCGCGACGTGCAACCAGGTGAATTGATCAAAATCGACGATCACGGTTACCACGTTAATTCCTATACCACCGACACACAGCTAGCCGTTTGTTCGATGGAATTCATCTATTTTGCCCGGCCTGATTCAACGATTTATGGTGTCAATGTGCATCAAGCGCGCGAACGTATGGGCCAACTTTTGGCTAAAGAACAGCCGGTGGACGCCGATATCGTCGTCGGGGTACCGAATTCTTCTTTGTCGGCGGCTAATGGTTACGCGGCGGCCAGTGGTATTCCTTACGAAATGGGTTTGATCAAAAATCAATACAGCCAACGTACCTTCATTCAGCCAACCCAGCGCTTACGTGAGCAAGGTGTGCGGATGAAGTTATCAGCGGTGACGGCAGTGGTCAAAGGTAAGAAAGTTGCCTTAGTCGATGATTCGCTAGTGCGGGGGACGACTAGTAATTATATTGTGCGCCTTTTAAAAGAAGCGGGCGCCACCGCGGTTCATTTGCTGATCGCCTCGCCGCCATTGCGCTATCCCTGCTTTTACGGTATCGACATTGAAAACACCCGTGAGTTGTTGGCGGCTAATCTGACCTTACCGCAAATGCAGGCGCAGATCGGTGCTGATTCACTACATTTTCTCAGCGTAGCCGGCTTGATCGCGGCGATTAATTTAAAAAGCAGCGCGCCGTATTCTGGTTTATGTGTAGCTTACTTTAATGGTGACTATCCGACCCCGCTGTATGATTACGCCGCAACTTTTGAATTGCCGCAAGTGATGGCTTGA
- the purM gene encoding phosphoribosylformylglycinamidine cyclo-ligase, producing MNAYEKAGVNIAAGEAVVTNLQQQIKKLNSANVLGGLGAFGGLYQLPPRQQPVLVAGTDGVGTKLLLAIQSGRRTTVGQDLVAMCVNDVVAQGAQPLFFLDYLAVAKTQPQEVAELMQGIVAGCQQSGMALLGGETAEMPDMYTAGHYDLAGFAVGIAEKAALLTPEQVQAGDILLGLPASGLHSNGFSLVRQLLFKTHDYRFTDTPAELGGANLLDTLLTPTQIYVDALLPLLKQQLIAGAAHITGGGLLENVPRMLPAGLTAQVNLGSWPRQPIFDWLCALGQLQQNEAFTTFNMGLGMVLAIHPTDLAAVQQILTAQQQAFYQIGTVHAGATGVVLVEADA from the coding sequence ATGAATGCTTACGAGAAGGCGGGCGTTAATATTGCTGCCGGGGAAGCGGTGGTCACTAATTTGCAGCAACAGATCAAAAAACTAAATTCGGCAAATGTGTTAGGGGGGTTAGGCGCGTTTGGTGGCTTGTATCAATTGCCACCGCGGCAGCAGCCGGTTTTAGTTGCGGGGACGGATGGTGTTGGCACCAAATTGTTGTTGGCAATCCAAAGTGGACGGCGGACAACGGTGGGCCAGGATCTAGTGGCAATGTGCGTCAACGATGTCGTTGCACAAGGGGCACAACCCTTATTTTTCCTGGATTATTTAGCGGTGGCGAAAACCCAACCGCAGGAAGTGGCTGAGCTGATGCAAGGAATCGTGGCCGGCTGCCAACAAAGCGGGATGGCCTTGTTAGGCGGCGAAACTGCGGAAATGCCAGATATGTACACTGCTGGTCATTATGATCTGGCTGGTTTTGCCGTTGGTATCGCTGAAAAGGCAGCGTTGCTGACGCCGGAGCAGGTGCAGGCCGGCGATATTTTGCTGGGCTTACCTGCCAGTGGTTTACATAGCAATGGCTTTTCGTTGGTGCGCCAATTGTTGTTCAAAACACACGATTATCGTTTTACTGATACCCCTGCTGAATTAGGGGGAGCCAACTTACTGGATACCTTGTTGACGCCGACGCAGATCTATGTTGACGCGTTGCTGCCATTGCTTAAGCAACAGTTGATCGCTGGTGCGGCGCATATTACTGGCGGTGGCTTGCTGGAAAATGTACCGCGGATGTTGCCGGCTGGATTAACGGCTCAAGTCAACTTAGGTAGTTGGCCGCGCCAGCCGATTTTTGATTGGTTGTGTGCATTAGGTCAGTTGCAGCAAAATGAGGCGTTCACGACTTTTAACATGGGTCTGGGCATGGTTTTAGCGATCCATCCAACTGATCTAGCTGCCGTGCAACAAATTCTGACCGCTCAGCAGCAAGCTTTTTATCAAATTGGTACGGTGCACGCGGGCGCAACTGGTGTGGTATTAGTGGAGGCCGACGCATGA
- the purN gene encoding phosphoribosylglycinamide formyltransferase, which yields MKKLAIFASGNGSNFEALVTGIQQQKLAAQVVLLVCDQPTAPVIQRAQRLKIPVWTAEFKQFADKAAFETTILAQLRQHEVELILLAGYMRIIGPTLLQAYPQRIINIHPALLPKFPGRHGIEDAFAAGVTETGVTIHYVDAGVDSGPIIQQAMVPVKSQDTLASLSRRIHRTEHRLYLQSLVKILEEK from the coding sequence ATGAAAAAGTTAGCGATCTTCGCTTCCGGCAATGGTAGTAACTTTGAAGCGTTGGTAACCGGCATTCAGCAGCAAAAATTAGCAGCACAAGTGGTGTTACTAGTGTGTGATCAGCCGACTGCGCCGGTTATTCAACGGGCGCAACGGTTAAAGATTCCCGTTTGGACCGCGGAATTTAAGCAATTTGCGGATAAAGCAGCTTTTGAAACGACGATCTTGGCTCAATTACGCCAACATGAGGTGGAATTGATTTTGCTGGCTGGTTATATGCGGATCATTGGTCCCACCTTGCTGCAGGCTTATCCGCAGCGGATCATCAATATTCATCCGGCTTTGTTGCCTAAATTTCCTGGCCGTCATGGAATCGAAGATGCGTTTGCCGCTGGCGTGACCGAAACTGGCGTGACGATTCATTACGTTGATGCTGGCGTTGACAGCGGGCCAATCATTCAGCAGGCTATGGTCCCAGTTAAATCGCAGGACACGCTGGCTAGCTTAAGTCGCCGCATTCATCGAACGGAGCATCGGCTTTATTTGCAAAGTCTAGTAAAAATATTAGAAGAGAAATAA
- the purH gene encoding bifunctional phosphoribosylaminoimidazolecarboxamide formyltransferase/IMP cyclohydrolase codes for MKTALLSVSDKTGLVEFAQGLVAQGYRILSTGGTQKVLAAANIAVTPVEDVTHFPEMLDGRVKTLHPAIHAALLAKRDDPEHMATLAQQKITPIDLVCVNLYPFKQTIMQPAVTEAAAIEQIDIGGPSMLRSAAKNFAAVLPLVDPADYQPVLTALAAGEVDQAFRRQLATKVFQHTASYDALIADYLNTEEFPATLPLAYEKKQALRYGENSHQKAAFYQTALPEPYSIAQAQQLHGKELSYNNIKDCDAALRISREFSQPAVVAVKHMNPCGVGLAADIETAWDRAFAADSTSIFGGIIVLNREVDVATAEKMHQLFLEIIIAPSFTPDAFAVLAQKKNLRLLSLDISAPEQTELESVSVLGGLLRQEADQVHETAADFEVVTKKQPTAAQLKALEFGQIIVKHVKSNAIVVATAEQTLGIGAGQMNRVGSVEIAIQAAKDKPGYADAILASDAFFPMDDSVAYAAAHGITAIVQPGGSIKDKDSIAKADELGVAMVFSGRRHFRH; via the coding sequence ATGAAAACAGCTTTACTTAGTGTATCGGATAAAACAGGATTGGTTGAATTCGCGCAGGGATTAGTCGCACAAGGTTACCGGATCCTTTCGACTGGCGGCACCCAAAAAGTATTGGCAGCGGCTAATATTGCCGTTACCCCAGTTGAAGACGTTACCCATTTTCCCGAAATGCTTGACGGTCGGGTAAAAACGCTCCACCCAGCGATCCATGCAGCATTATTAGCTAAACGCGATGATCCTGAACATATGGCAACGTTGGCACAGCAAAAAATCACGCCGATCGATCTGGTGTGTGTTAATTTGTATCCCTTCAAACAAACTATCATGCAGCCGGCGGTCACGGAAGCGGCGGCGATCGAACAGATCGATATTGGTGGGCCCAGCATGTTACGCTCCGCGGCAAAAAACTTTGCCGCAGTGTTGCCGCTTGTTGATCCAGCCGATTACCAGCCCGTCTTGACTGCATTGGCTGCTGGTGAAGTTGATCAGGCATTCCGGCGGCAATTGGCGACTAAAGTATTCCAGCACACTGCCAGTTATGATGCGTTGATCGCCGATTATTTGAACACGGAAGAATTTCCGGCAACGTTACCGCTAGCTTACGAGAAGAAACAAGCGTTGCGTTATGGTGAAAATTCACATCAAAAAGCCGCTTTTTATCAGACGGCGCTTCCGGAACCTTATTCGATTGCGCAGGCACAACAATTACACGGTAAAGAGCTTTCCTACAACAACATCAAAGACTGTGATGCGGCACTGCGGATCAGCCGTGAGTTCAGCCAACCAGCTGTCGTCGCAGTCAAACACATGAATCCTTGTGGTGTCGGCTTAGCTGCTGATATTGAAACCGCTTGGGACCGTGCGTTTGCTGCTGATTCGACTTCGATTTTTGGTGGTATCATCGTGTTGAATCGGGAAGTTGATGTGGCTACCGCCGAGAAAATGCATCAGCTGTTCTTGGAGATCATCATTGCGCCTAGCTTTACCCCTGATGCGTTTGCTGTTTTGGCGCAAAAGAAAAATCTACGTTTATTGTCCTTAGATATCAGTGCACCAGAACAAACTGAACTCGAAAGTGTCTCGGTACTGGGCGGTTTGTTGCGCCAAGAGGCCGATCAAGTCCATGAAACGGCGGCTGATTTTGAAGTGGTGACTAAGAAACAGCCAACAGCGGCCCAGCTAAAAGCCTTAGAATTTGGTCAGATTATTGTCAAACACGTTAAAAGTAATGCCATCGTGGTTGCTACCGCGGAACAAACGTTAGGTATCGGTGCGGGGCAAATGAATCGTGTTGGCTCAGTAGAGATCGCTATTCAAGCGGCTAAAGATAAACCAGGTTATGCCGATGCCATTTTAGCCTCTGACGCCTTTTTCCCAATGGATGATTCAGTCGCGTATGCTGCGGCGCACGGCATTACTGCGATCGTGCAACCTGGTGGCAGTATCAAAGATAAAGACTCGATTGCTAAGGCAGATGAATTAGGCGTGGCGATGGTCTTCAGTGGTCGGCGGCATTTCCGGCATTAA